The following are encoded in a window of Rhizobium sp. 11515TR genomic DNA:
- a CDS encoding usg protein has product MHNDMQKQLHGYGLTTAQIFYRLPDHPQILQTYIWQDYDLAPNFPEMRGFLKFWQETLDGPLHSVRYVHRKLISATEWRAVKGEFILH; this is encoded by the coding sequence ATGCATAACGACATGCAAAAGCAGTTGCACGGTTATGGGTTGACGACGGCGCAGATCTTCTACCGCCTGCCCGATCATCCGCAAATCCTCCAGACCTATATCTGGCAGGATTATGATCTCGCCCCGAACTTCCCGGAAATGCGCGGCTTCTTGAAATTCTGGCAGGAAACGCTGGATGGCCCGCTGCATTCCGTGCGCTATGTCCATCGCAAGCTGATTTCAGCGACCGAATGGCGAGCTGTGAAGGGCGAATTCATCCTGCACTAG